From Ignatzschineria sp. RMDPL8A, a single genomic window includes:
- the fdxH gene encoding formate dehydrogenase subunit beta yields the protein MALQSLDIKRRSATSTPSPQARETLEVAKLIDTTVCIGCKACQVACSEWNDLQDEVGECVGVYDNPIDLSDQSWTVMRFAEHETVDDEGDTTLEWLIRKDGCMHCEDPGCLKACPSPGAIIQYSNGIVDFHQENCIGCGYCVTGCPFNIPRISKKDNKAYKCTLCSDRVSVGQEPACVKSCPTGAIQFGSKEDMKEYAQTRIKDLTNRGYDNAGLYDPEGVGGTHVMYVLHHNDKPSLYSGLPDKPQISPLTKLWKGFLKPLSTFGIAASIFTGFLHYITVGPSRADDDEEDAVKVDPKADNKVIKQLNKEK from the coding sequence ATGGCACTACAATCATTAGACATTAAACGTCGCTCTGCGACATCGACGCCCTCACCTCAAGCTCGTGAAACTCTTGAAGTTGCAAAACTGATCGACACCACGGTTTGTATCGGGTGTAAAGCGTGTCAGGTAGCCTGTTCCGAGTGGAACGACCTGCAAGATGAAGTGGGCGAATGTGTTGGGGTTTACGATAACCCAATCGACTTATCTGACCAATCCTGGACGGTCATGCGCTTTGCTGAGCATGAAACTGTAGATGATGAGGGTGATACTACCCTTGAGTGGTTAATCCGTAAAGATGGCTGTATGCACTGTGAAGATCCGGGCTGTTTAAAAGCTTGTCCTTCACCGGGCGCAATCATTCAATACTCAAACGGTATTGTGGATTTCCATCAAGAAAACTGTATTGGATGTGGATACTGTGTGACCGGTTGTCCTTTCAATATTCCTCGCATTAGTAAAAAAGATAACAAAGCGTATAAATGTACGCTCTGTTCGGACCGTGTATCCGTAGGCCAAGAGCCTGCGTGTGTGAAATCATGCCCAACGGGTGCGATTCAATTCGGTTCTAAAGAGGATATGAAAGAGTACGCGCAAACGCGTATTAAAGACTTGACCAATCGTGGATATGACAATGCCGGTCTTTATGACCCTGAAGGCGTCGGCGGAACGCACGTAATGTACGTTCTTCATCACAACGATAAGCCAAGCCTTTATAGCGGTCTGCCAGATAAACCACAGATCAGTCCTCTTACCAAACTTTGGAAAGGCTTCCTCAAACCGCTTTCGACCTTTGGTATCGCGGCGTCGATCTTTACTGGATTCCTTCACTACATCACTGTCGGCCCAAGCCGTGCAGATGACGATGAAGAGGATGCGGTAAAAGTTGATCCTAAAGCTGATAACAAAGTAATCAAGCAGTTAAACAAGGAGAAATAA